In Thunnus maccoyii chromosome 3, fThuMac1.1, whole genome shotgun sequence, the following proteins share a genomic window:
- the lrrn1 gene encoding leucine-rich repeat neuronal protein 1 translates to MARRRLDCLLLGQVFAGLILVSIGLSFVQSNECPQLCVCEIRPWFTPQSTYREAITVDCNDLRLTRIPGNLSSDTQVLLLQSNYIARTSEELEQLFNLTELDLSQNNFSSIRDVGLTNMSQLTTLHLEENQITEMPDYCLQDLSNLQELYINHNQINTISANAFSGLHNLLRLHLNSNKLKTINSQWFDSTPNLEILMIGENPIVGIMDFNFKPLGNLRSLVLAGMDLTDIPGNAFVGLDNLESLSFYDNKLVSVPQRALQKLPNLKFLDLNKNPVHKIQEGDFKNMLRLKELGINNMGELVSIDQYSLDNLPELTKLEATNNPKFSYIHRQAFRDVPALESLMLNNNALNALYQSTVDSLPNLREISIHSNPLRCDCVIQWMSSNKTTVRFMEPLSMFCAMPTEVRGMHVREVLQKDLLNQCLPMISHDTFPNHLNLDIGMTVDLDCRAMSQPEPEIYWVTPMGNKVMMDTLSDKYSLSSEGTLRISHIQVEDSGRYTCVAQNSEGADTRVTAIRVNGTLLDSTQLMKIYVKQTESHSILVSWKVNSNVMTSNLKWSSATMKIDNPHITYTARVPVDVHEYNLTHLQPATEYEVCLTVSNIHQQTQKSCVNVTTKQATFAVEISDQGTNTALAAVMGTMFAIISLASLGVYIAKRWKRKNYHHSLKKYMQKTSSIPLNELYPPLINLWEADSEKEKEGSSETKPSQVDTTRSYYMW, encoded by the coding sequence ATGGCTAGACGGAGGTTAGACTGCCTTCTTTTAGGCCAGGTGTTTGCTGGCCTGATCCTGGTATCGATAGGACTATCCTTCGTCCAGAGCAATGAGTGTccccagctgtgtgtgtgtgagatccGACCCTGGTTTACCCCCCAGTCCACTTACAGAGAAGCTATCACTGTGGATTGCAATGACCTGCGCCTAACACGCATCCCGGGGAACCTCTCAAGTGACACTCAGGTTCTCCTCCTACAGAGCAACTACATTGCCAGGACCAGTGAAGAGCTGGAGCAGCTCTTCAACCTCACTGAGCTGGACTTGTCCCAGAACAACTTCAGTAGCATCCGGGATGTTGGCCTTACCAATATGTCCCAGCTCACCACGCTTCATCTGGAAGAGAACCAGATCACAGAAATGCCCGATTACTGTCTACAGGACCTCAGCAACCTGCAGGAGCTCTACATTAACCACAATCAGATCAACACTATCTCAGCTAATGCCTTCTCTGGGCTCCACAACCTGCTAAGGCTTCACCTCAACTCCAACAAGCTCAAGACCATCAATAGCCAGTGGTTTGATTCTACACCCAATCTAGAGATCCTCATGATTGGGGAGAATCCCATTGTTGGAATAATGGACTTCAACTTTAAGCCACTGGGCAACCTGAGAAGCCTTGTTTTGGCTGGGATGGATTTGACAGACATCCCTGGAAATGCTTTTGTGGGACTTGACAATCTTGAGAGCCTCTCTTTCTACGACAATAAGCTGGTCAGCGTTCCTCAAAGAGCCCTCCAGAAACTACCTAACCTCAAGTTCTTGGATTTGAACAAAAATCCAGTACACAAGATTCAGGAAGGAGATTTCAAGAACATGCTGAGACTAAAAGAGCTGGGAATAAACAACATGGGTGAGCTGGTTTCTATTGACCAGTACAGTCTGGACAATCTTCCTGAGCTCACTAAGCTggaggctacaaacaaccccaAGTTCTCCTACATCCATCGTCAGGCCTTTCGCGATGTCCCAGCCTTGGAGAGTCTAATGTTGAACAACAATGCCCTGAATGCCCTCTATCAGTCCACTGTGGATTCTCTCCCCAACCTACGTGAGATCAGCATCCACAGCAATCCTCTTCGCTGTGACTGTGTCATCCAGTGGATGAGTTCCAACAAAACCACTGTCCGTTTCATGGAACCCCTGTCCATGTTTTGTGCCATGCCAACAGAGGTCAGGGGTATGCATGTGCGGGAGGTGCTGCAGAAGGACTTATTAAACCAATGCTTGCCAATGATTTCCCATGATACCTTCCCCAACCACCTCAATTTGGACATTGGCATGACTGTGGACTTGGACTGCAGAGCCATGTCCCAGCCTGAGCCAGAAATCTACTGGGTGACACCGATGGGGAACAAGGTAATGATGGACACCCTATCAGACAAGTACAGCCTCAGCAGTGAAGGGACATTGAGAATTTCTCATATCCAAGTGGAAGACTCTGGCAGATACACTTGTGTGGCTCAAAATTCAGAAGGAGCTGACACAAGAGTGACAGCCATACGTGTGAACGGCACTCTGCTAGACAGCACTCAGCTTATGAAGATCTACGTCAAACAGACAGAGTCCCACTCAATCCTGGTCTCCTGGAAAGTAAACTCAAATGTAATGACCTCTAACTTAAAGTGGTCATCTGCCACCATGAAAATAGACAACCCACATATTACTTACACTGCCAGGGTACCTGTGGATGTCCACGAGTACAACCTTACGCATTTACAACCAGCGACTGAGTATGAAGTGTGCCTCACGGTCTCCAACATCCACCAACAAACGCAGAAGTCCTGCGTAAATGTGACAACAAAGCAAGCAACTTTTGCTGTGGAAATATCCGACCAAGGGACAAACACTGCTCTTGCAGCAGTTATGGGAACAATGTTTGCAATCATCAGCCTGGCATCTCTGGGTGTGTATATTGCTAAGAGGTGGAAGAGGAAAAACTATCATCATTCCCTGAAAAAGTATATGCAGAAGACCTCATCAATACCGCTAAACGAGTTGTACCCTCCTCTTATCAACTTGTGGGAGGCAGACagtgagaaggagaaagagggtTCCTCCGAGACCAAACCTAGCCAGGTGGACACCACACGCAGTTACTACATGTGGTGA